The Amycolatopsis sp. DG1A-15b genome contains the following window.
CTTCACTGCGGAGATCTTCATGGTGGTTTCCTCACTGTGATGGAAGGGATCGGACGCCGGGGCGGCGTATTCCTCGGCCTCGGCGACTGCTCGTCGCTCTGTTAATGCCAGTAACTATGCATTGACATGTCATACTGAGTCAACCCATAACACGAAACGAGGTGCTCGTGATGCCCGAGCAGCAGCTGACCCGACGTGACCGGTACCGGCGCCGGACCGTGGCCGAGATCAAGGAAGCGGCCATGGCCCAGGTGCGCTCCGGCGGACCGGAGGCGCTGTCGCTGGCCGCCGTCGCGCGCACCATGGCGATGTCGGCCCCCGCGCTGTACCGCTACTTCGCCGGCCGGGACGAACTGCTCGCCGAACTGGCCGTCGACGCGCACCTGGCGCTGGCCCGCACCCTCGAGGCCGCCGCGGCGGGTGCCACCACGCCCGCGTCGCGGCTGCGCGCCGTCGCCATCGCGTACCGGGAGTGGGCACTGGCCCAGCCCCACGCCTATCGCCTGGCCTGCGAGTCTCCCCACGGCTGCGTCGCCTCGGACGCGCAGCGGAGCATGAACGTGCTCCTCGACGTCGTGGCCGAAGCCGGCGCTCCCCCCGATGCGGCCGGCGTGCGGCACTTCGGGCTGGTGTGGTGGAGCAGGCTGCACGGACTGATCAGCCTGGAACTGGGGCAGCACACGGTGGGCACCGGGATCGATCCCGGCCTGCTCTACCGCAGCGAGGTCGAAACGATGGTGGACAGCCTGCGGCACCGCGTGACGGCCGGGCCACGACGTTAGGGCACATAGCGTGGCGATGGACCGGCAACAGTGCGACGGTCCGTTAGGATGCGGCGATGACCGGAGAACCGCCGAAGCCGAGCCGACGTGAGCGGCTGCGGGCCCAGACGCTGCAGGAGATCGAGGACAACTCGTTCGCGATCATCGACGCCGACGGCGTCCACGCGCTCTCGATCGCGGCGCTGGCCCGGAGCATGGCGATGTCCGCGCCGGCGGTCTACCGCTACTTCGCGTCACGGGACGCGCTGGTGGAGCACCTGATCACGCTGTCATACCGGCAGCTCACCGACGCCATGGCGCAGGCGGTCCACGGGAGCAGGCGAGCACCGCGCGCGCGGATCGGGCTGCTGGTCACCGCCTACCGCGACTGGGCACTGCGGCACCGGCGGCGCTACGGGATGCTCTTCGGCGAACGCGGCGGGGACCTGCCCGCCGACGCGGGCGGGCCGACCCCGCTCGACCAGGCGATGGCGCTGCTGATCGACGTGCTGACCGCCGTCGGAGACGGCTCGCGTGCGGACGCCACCAGTGGCGACCGCGCGCTTGACGGGCAGCTGGGCAAGTGGGCGCGGTCGCAGGAACGGCCGGACACGAGCGCGCGGGTGGCCCGCGTCGCCCTCATGGTCTGGACGCGGGTGCACGGGATCGTCAGCCTCGAACTCACCGGCATGTTCGACGACCGGAGCATCGACGCCCAGCGGCTGATCGACCTGGAGATCGACGACGCCGTCCGTGCGCTCTCGGCACCCGGGTAGGACCGCACCACCCTCACGTCGCGGAGCGGAACACGTGGTCGCCGGAGCCGACGCGGAAGACCGCGTAGCCGGTGCGCAGGCCCTCGAACCGAGCCTCCGGCGGCGCCTGCACGGCGCGGCCGTCCCGGGTGGGAACGAAGATTTCGGCCGTCGCTCCGGCGGGCACCCCGGTGCGCAGGGTGAAGCGCCCGTGTTCGCGGGTCCAAGCCGAACTCACCCGGCCCACCGGCGAGTCGACGTGCGCGGACGCGTTCGTCAGGTCCCCGACGGGGTAGGGCTGGATCTTGACCGCGGTGTAGCCGGGCGCCGCCGGCTGGATCCCCGCGACGCGCTGGTAGAGCCAGTCGTCGACGGTGCCGAGGAAGGCGTGGTCGTGCGAACGTGAGGTGGCCGGCCACTCCTCCCACATCGTGGTGGCGCCGAGCGCGGTGAACCAGTAGCCCCAGCCGGGGTACGTCGGATTCGTGGCCACCTGGTAGGCGAGGTCGCCGTACCCGGCGTCGGTCAGCGCCGGGAGGATCAGCTTCGTGCCCAGCGCGCCGGTGTTCAGGTGGACCCCGCGGGTCCTGATGTCGTCGACGAGGTGGGCGACGACCGCCGGGCGGTCCGCCGCGGGGACGATGCCGAGGCTCAGCGGCAGCAGGTTGGAGGTCTGGCGGTAGCCGGCGGCGCGGTCGTCGTAGTAGGCGCCGGCGGACTTGTCGAAGAACGTCGCGTTGAGCGCGTTCGCGATCGTGGCCGCCAGCGTTTCGAAGTGCTCGGCGTCGTCGTCGTGGCCGAGGGCGTGCGCGATCCGGGCCATCGCCGTGGTGGTCCGGTGGAGGTAGGCGGTGCCGGCGAGGCGGGTGCCCTCGGGCGGGAACGCGGCGCCGGGTGCGAGCCAGTCGCCGTAGCTGAAGCCCGTGTAGATGTTCCCGGTCTTGGCGATGTCCTGCTCGTAGTGGCCGAGCCAGGCCTTCATCGCGCCGTAGTTCTCGGCGAGCGGGCGGGTGTCGCCGTAGTACCAGTAGAGATCCCAGTTGATCAGGACGAAGCTCGCCGACCAGACCGGGTCGGCCACCTTCTTGCCGCCCACGGTCGCGGGCACGGTCTGGCCGATCGTCCCGTCCGGGTTCTGGTCGTCGCGGTGCGCGCGCATCCAATTCTCGTAGAAGTCCTGCATGTCGAAGTGGGCGATCGCGGAGTCGGCCGACAGGTGCGCGTCCGCGGTGTAGGGCCGCTTCTCGTACATCGGGGTGTCGGTCGGGACGGAGTGCAGGTTGTTGAGGATCGTGTTCGCTTCGGCGTCGTCGTAGCGGTTGAGCAGCGCGTTCGAGCTGGTGAAGCCGCCGGTGGTGGCGACCGCCGTGTGGACGCGCTCCGGAGTGACCGATTCGATGGTGACGCCCGCCGGCGCGGCGACCTGGACGTACCGGAAGCCGGCGTAGCTGTAGCCGGGCCGGTAGCTCTCCAGGCCCGTGCCGTTCAGGGTGTACGAGTAGGACTGCAGCTGCATGCCGAACCCGCCGGTGTTGTCGGCGGTGCCGTCCGGCCGCAGCTTCTCGCCGTAGGTGATCTTCACCTGGGCGCCGGCGGGCCCGCGCACGGCGACCCGCGCCCAGCCCGCCGTGGTGGTGCCGACGTCGTAGACGTGCACACCGGCGCTGGGCGCGGTGACCGCGGCGACCGGCAGCCGGTCGGTCACCGCGATCGACGGGAACGCCTCGGCGCGGAGCGTGCCCGCCGGGGCGGACACCGCCGCCGCCTGCCGCCAGCCGGCGTCGTCGAACCCGGGGCGGTTCCAGCCCGGCTGCTCCAGCCGCGCGTCGTAGGACTCGCCGAACCAGAGCGACTCCGTCCGGGTGGGCCCGTCGGCGACCTTCCAGCCGCTGCCGCTGGTGACCTGCTGGGTGCTGCCGTCCTGGTAGGTGATGTCGAGCTCGAGTTTCAGCTTCGGCTCGCCGTGCCAGGGTGAAGCCACCCACTCGTCGGGGTTCGTCATCGCGTAGTACCCGCGTCCCAGGCTCACGCCCACCGCGTTCCGGCCCGCTCGCAAGGCATCGGTGACGTCGTAGGTCACGTAGAGAGCGGTCTTGCCGTAGACGGTGAACGCCGGGTCGAGCTCGTGGTCGCCGATCCGGCCGCCGTTGAGGTAGAGCTTGTGGTAGCCGAGGCCGGCGACGTACGCGCGAGCGGACCGGATCGGCTTGTCCGCGGTGAACTCCTTGCGCAGCAGAGGTTCCGGCGGCGGCGGAGTGGTCACCGAGCTCCCCCACGGGCCTGCCCCGTACGCGGCCGCGACCAGCGCCTGCGGCCAGGCCGTGTCGTCGAAGCCGGGCTGCTGCCAGCCGGCCGCGGCGGTGTCGGCGGACTTCCAGGCACCGTCGGTGCCGACGTCGGCCGGGGCGCCCGCGCCTTCGAAGTGAAGCTTGCCCAGGAACCCGGCCGGACCCGCCGCGGCGTTGGTCGCCTGGGCGGCGATCACGTTGCGGCCGGGACGCAGGGCGGCCGCGATGTCCACGGTGGTCGCCGTCCGCCAGGAATCGGCCACGGGTGGCGACGCCGCGATCTGCTGTCCGTTGACGTACACGGTGAAGCTGTCGTCGGCGGTGAGGTCGAGCCGGGCCGCGGTGAGCTGCTCGCCGGCGGGCAGTTCGAAGGCACGCCGGAAGTACCGCGTCCCGGCCGGCGCCGAGTCGGCCGGATTGCCTTGCGGGTACCAGATCCAGCTCGCCCCGTCGAACGACGGCGGCGTCGAGGCCGCCGGCGCGCCGATCCAATCACCCCGGAACTGGCCTGGCGCCAGGAACGCTGTCTCGAACGACGCCGGCTCACTCCACCGTGAAGCGCGCTGGGCGGCGTCCCAGACCTGGACCCGCCAGAAGTAGCGCGTGCGCGCTCGCAGCGCGGGGCCGGCGTAGGGAACGTCGAAGGATTGCGACGACCGCACTTCGCCGCTGTCCCAGACGTTCGCCGGCCCGGTGCGCTCGGTCGACACCGCGATCCGGTACGCCGACTGGCGGGCACTCCCCCTGGCGTCCAGGACCCAGCCCAGCCGCGGCCGGGCCACGTCGACGCCGAGCAGGTCGGCTTGGTGCTCGACCTGCAGCCTGCCGACCTGAAGGCCCCCGAGAGGAGCCGCCGGATAGGCCCCCGCGGGCGTCACCCCCAGGACCAGCAAGATCAGCGAGGCCGACGAAGCCGTCATCAGGCGCGAAACCATCGCGTTCCCTCTCCGGTGACAGGTCGGCAGCCACCGGGCGAGTGCGCGATGTCCGCCGACGCCGCGACGGACGCGATGAGAGCGCACGAACGTCTCCCGCCGTCGTAAAAACGTTTCAATCAGCTCGGGACTGTCTACAACGTCCATCGCGGCGAAACAAGAAACGACGGCGATCCTGTCCCGCCGACGTCGAACAGGACAGCCGATCAGCTCAGCACGGGAAGGCTCACGGCGGCGGGCGGTGGGTCACCTGGCCGCGGCGAGTTCGTCGCGCTGTCTCGACCACCACAGCCGGCCCTCCGGCGGCAGGGAATCGATCGGGTCGTAGTACGTGCCCGCCGTCGGGCCGCTCTCGTCGACGGTGAGGACCTGGGCGCGGTATTCGCTCGTCCAGCGGGAAACTCCGCGCATCCGGTCGTAGGACGCCGCCTGGTGGACCCAGCGCTTGCCGACGTACGGCACGTCGCAGACCAGTCTCGGCGTGGCGAAGCCCGGCAGGAAACCCATGATCCCGTCCTGGATGCGCTGGGCGGTGTGCAGCGGCACGCGCCAGTGCTCCGCGTGGGGGATCATGTCGCAGAGGTAGAAGTAGTACGGCGTGATCCCGGCGTTGTCCAGCAGGGCGAAGCACAGGTCCAGCACCGCCGCCGCGCTGTCGTTGACGCCGCGCATCAGCACGCCCTGGTTGCGGACGTCGCGCACGCCGCGGTCCAGCAGGGCGCGGGCCGCCCCGGACACCAGCGGTGTCACCTGCTGGGCCGCGTTGGCGTGCGTGTGGACCGCCAGGCCGACGCCCCGGCTGCGCGCCGTCGCCGCGATCCGGGCGATACCGTCGAGCACCCGCTCGGCCAGCCAGTGCTGCGGGAGGGCCACGAGCGCCTTGGTCGCCAGCCGGATGTCGCGGACCGACTCGATCTCCAGCAGGCGCCGCAGGAACGCCTCCAGCCGGGGCCAGGGCACGTTGGCGACGTCGCCGCCGGAGACCACCACGTCGCGGACCGACGGCGTCGCCGCCAGGTAGGCCAGCATGCGGTCGAGCCGGTCTTCGCCGCGCTGGGCGAAGCGGTACTTCGCGACCTGCGGCGTCGACGGGCCGACGAGGTCCATGCGCGTGCAGTGCCCGCAGTACTGCGGGCACGTCGAGACGATCTCGGCCAGCACCTTCGTCGGGTAGCGGTGGGTCAGCCCCTCCACCGCCCACATTTCCGCTTCGTGCAGTGAATCGCGGCTTGCGTGGGGATGGCTCGGCCAGTCCGGGTCCCGGTCGGAGAACACCGGCAGCATGTACCGGCGGACCGGGTCGGCGAGCATCGCCTTCGCCGACGGCGGCTCGTCCGGCACCATGCTGTTGAGCACCTGCGGGGGCAGCAGCAGCGACATCGTCGCGGCTTCCTCGCGGTCGCGCTGCAGGTCGGCGTAGAACCCGTCGTCGAGCAAGCCGCCGCAGACCTGGGCCAGCTGGCGGACGCTCTTGACGCAGTGCGCGCGCTGCCACTGCACGTCCGCCCACTCGCCGGCGCTCACGGCCGCCCAGCCGGGAAACCGCCGCCAGTCCGGCTCGGGCCGCACCGAATGTGTGTACTGGTACACGCTGAACGACCTCCACCGATCGCCGAATTCGCTGAGCCGGCGGGAAAACGCCGTGCCCGAACGCTAAGCGCGGCGCCGGGCGGCGGGCTTGGGTGCGCGCTACCCAACTTTCCGGTGTGCGCACCCAGCCCGGGCGCCGCCCCGACAAGGTGGGTAGTCACCACCCATCCGGCGACCGGGCCGGGCCGTGATGCTGGTCGACGACCGTTTGCCCGTTCCGCCGCGGTTCGCGCGGCGCCCCCGAGGGGAAACCATGAAACGGAAACCGCCGTTGCCGCGCCCGGGCCGGAGAGCCGCCTGGACGTTGGCGGCCGTACTGCTGCCCGCGCTCGTCACCGGGCCGCTGACCGGCACCCCCGCCGCCGCCGAGCCCGCCGGTCTGCGGCCCTACCGCGTCGACGTCACCAGTCCCGCGGTCGTGCGCGAACTGGCCGGCCAGGGCTTCGACGTCGCCGAAGGCGACAGCGGCAGCAGCATCGAAATCGACGCCACCGGCGACCAGGCCCGCGCGCTCACCAAGCTCGGCATCACCGCCGTCCCCATGACGGGGACGGGCACGGCCGGCACGTCCGCGGCCCGGAAAGCCGCCGAACCCGGCACCTACGACGTCTACCGGCCCTACCTCGACCACACCTACGCCGGCACCGAAAACGGCAAACCGCGGCCGACGCTGTACGAGGAGTTCCAGGGCATCGCCGCCGCGCACCCCGACTTCGTCAAGCCGGAGGTCATCGGGAAATCGCTGCAGGGCAAACCGATCCTCGCGCTGCGGATCACCAAGGACGCACGCCGGCCCGGCAACCGGGACGGCTCGAAGCCGTCGGTGCTCTACGTCGGCGGGCAGCACGCGCGGGAGTGGCTGGACAACGAGCAGGTCCGGCGCCTCACCCACCTGTTCGCGGACAACTACGGCCACCGCGGCCCGGCGAAGAGCACCGAAGGCACGCCGCTGGCCGGCGTCTCCTCGGCCGACCTGACGAAGATCGTCGACACGAAGGAGATCTGGGTCGTCCCGGTGGCCAACCCCGACGGCTACGACATCTCCTTCACCCCGGGCAACCGGCTGTGGCGCAAGAACGCCCGCGACACCAACGGCAACGGCAAGATCGACACCGGGGACGGCGTCGACCTCAACCGCAACTTCCCGGCCCACTGGGGGTTCGACAACGAGGACTCCTCGCCGGTGCCCACCTACGAAACCTACCGCGGCACCGGGCCGGAATCCGAGCCGGAAACCCGCGCGATGGACGGGCTGCTGGGCCGCATCGGGTTCAAGTTCCTGGTCAACTACCACGTCACCGACGCCGAGCGGCTGCTCTACGGGGTGGGTTACCAGATCGAAACCGCCGCCGCGGACGACCCGGTCTACCACGCGCTGGCCGGTGACGACGCGACCCCGGCGATCGGCTCCAACCCGCCCGGTGCGCCGAAGCCCTACATCCCCGGCCCGCTCTCGTTCCCGTTCCGCAACGGCGGCATCACCGACGACACGGCGAACACCGTCTACCACACGACGTCGTTCACCGTGGAGATGGACGGCGGCGACCCGGCCCGCGGCGGGGGTGGTTCCCGGTTCGAGTTCCAGGACAGCGACGCCGACATCGAGCAGGCGTTCGTCAAGAACCTCCCGTTCGCGCTCGACATCGCGCACTCCTCCGCGGATCCCGCAAACCCGGTCTCGCACCTGGGCCGCACCACGCCGGCGTTCGTCCCGCACACCTTCGGCGTCTCCTACGGCACCCCGCAGGAGGTCGCCGTCGACGCCAAGCGCGAACTGGGCCCGGTCATCCTGCACTGGAGCGTCAACGGCGGCCGCGAGCGCACCGCGGCCACGCACGAATTCACCGGCGGCGAGCGCTACGGCAGCGGCTACAACCTGTACTACCACCAGCTGCGCGGCACGATCACCGGCACCAAGGCGGGCGACCAGGTGCGGGTCTGGTTCACCGCCCGTGCCGCCAAGGCCGACCCGTTCACCTACTCGGTGCGCTCCACCAGCGGCAACCCCGTGCTCGTGCTCTCGGCCGAGGACTACTCGGGCCAGCCGGGCGGCACCCTGGAATCGCCGCCGTACGCCGACCGGACCAAGCCGAACCACCTGCAGTACTACCGCTCGGCGCTGGACGCGAACAAGGTCGGCTACGACGTCTACGACGTGGACGCCGAGCACCGCACCGCGCCCGACGCCCTCGGCGTGCTCTCGCACTACAAGGCGGTGATCTGGTACACGGCCAACGACAGCTTCATCCGGGGTGCCGGCGCACCGGGTCAGACGGGTACGTCGAAGCTGGCCGACGACGAGATCCTCGCCGCCCGCGACTACCTCAACGAGGGCGGGAAACTGCTCTACACCGGGCAGAACGCGGCCAACGCGCAGCTGCTCGGCGCGGCGTACAACCCGCACGGGGAACCGCCGTACTGCGACACCACCGGGTCCGGCCCGGGCACGGTGAAGGACTGCGCGGTGCTGACCGACGACTTCCTGCAGTACTGGCTGGGCGCGTACACCCACACCCAGGCCGCGGTCACCAAGGCGGACGCGAGCACGCTG
Protein-coding sequences here:
- a CDS encoding TetR/AcrR family transcriptional regulator, with amino-acid sequence MPEQQLTRRDRYRRRTVAEIKEAAMAQVRSGGPEALSLAAVARTMAMSAPALYRYFAGRDELLAELAVDAHLALARTLEAAAAGATTPASRLRAVAIAYREWALAQPHAYRLACESPHGCVASDAQRSMNVLLDVVAEAGAPPDAAGVRHFGLVWWSRLHGLISLELGQHTVGTGIDPGLLYRSEVETMVDSLRHRVTAGPRR
- a CDS encoding lysine 2,3-aminomutase, giving the protein MYQYTHSVRPEPDWRRFPGWAAVSAGEWADVQWQRAHCVKSVRQLAQVCGGLLDDGFYADLQRDREEAATMSLLLPPQVLNSMVPDEPPSAKAMLADPVRRYMLPVFSDRDPDWPSHPHASRDSLHEAEMWAVEGLTHRYPTKVLAEIVSTCPQYCGHCTRMDLVGPSTPQVAKYRFAQRGEDRLDRMLAYLAATPSVRDVVVSGGDVANVPWPRLEAFLRRLLEIESVRDIRLATKALVALPQHWLAERVLDGIARIAATARSRGVGLAVHTHANAAQQVTPLVSGAARALLDRGVRDVRNQGVLMRGVNDSAAAVLDLCFALLDNAGITPYYFYLCDMIPHAEHWRVPLHTAQRIQDGIMGFLPGFATPRLVCDVPYVGKRWVHQAASYDRMRGVSRWTSEYRAQVLTVDESGPTAGTYYDPIDSLPPEGRLWWSRQRDELAAAR
- a CDS encoding TetR/AcrR family transcriptional regulator, whose protein sequence is MTGEPPKPSRRERLRAQTLQEIEDNSFAIIDADGVHALSIAALARSMAMSAPAVYRYFASRDALVEHLITLSYRQLTDAMAQAVHGSRRAPRARIGLLVTAYRDWALRHRRRYGMLFGERGGDLPADAGGPTPLDQAMALLIDVLTAVGDGSRADATSGDRALDGQLGKWARSQERPDTSARVARVALMVWTRVHGIVSLELTGMFDDRSIDAQRLIDLEIDDAVRALSAPG
- a CDS encoding family 78 glycoside hydrolase catalytic domain — encoded protein: MVSRLMTASSASLILLVLGVTPAGAYPAAPLGGLQVGRLQVEHQADLLGVDVARPRLGWVLDARGSARQSAYRIAVSTERTGPANVWDSGEVRSSQSFDVPYAGPALRARTRYFWRVQVWDAAQRASRWSEPASFETAFLAPGQFRGDWIGAPAASTPPSFDGASWIWYPQGNPADSAPAGTRYFRRAFELPAGEQLTAARLDLTADDSFTVYVNGQQIAASPPVADSWRTATTVDIAAALRPGRNVIAAQATNAAAGPAGFLGKLHFEGAGAPADVGTDGAWKSADTAAAGWQQPGFDDTAWPQALVAAAYGAGPWGSSVTTPPPPEPLLRKEFTADKPIRSARAYVAGLGYHKLYLNGGRIGDHELDPAFTVYGKTALYVTYDVTDALRAGRNAVGVSLGRGYYAMTNPDEWVASPWHGEPKLKLELDITYQDGSTQQVTSGSGWKVADGPTRTESLWFGESYDARLEQPGWNRPGFDDAGWRQAAAVSAPAGTLRAEAFPSIAVTDRLPVAAVTAPSAGVHVYDVGTTTAGWARVAVRGPAGAQVKITYGEKLRPDGTADNTGGFGMQLQSYSYTLNGTGLESYRPGYSYAGFRYVQVAAPAGVTIESVTPERVHTAVATTGGFTSSNALLNRYDDAEANTILNNLHSVPTDTPMYEKRPYTADAHLSADSAIAHFDMQDFYENWMRAHRDDQNPDGTIGQTVPATVGGKKVADPVWSASFVLINWDLYWYYGDTRPLAENYGAMKAWLGHYEQDIAKTGNIYTGFSYGDWLAPGAAFPPEGTRLAGTAYLHRTTTAMARIAHALGHDDDAEHFETLAATIANALNATFFDKSAGAYYDDRAAGYRQTSNLLPLSLGIVPAADRPAVVAHLVDDIRTRGVHLNTGALGTKLILPALTDAGYGDLAYQVATNPTYPGWGYWFTALGATTMWEEWPATSRSHDHAFLGTVDDWLYQRVAGIQPAAPGYTAVKIQPYPVGDLTNASAHVDSPVGRVSSAWTREHGRFTLRTGVPAGATAEIFVPTRDGRAVQAPPEARFEGLRTGYAVFRVGSGDHVFRSAT
- a CDS encoding M14 family zinc carboxypeptidase; this translates as MKRKPPLPRPGRRAAWTLAAVLLPALVTGPLTGTPAAAEPAGLRPYRVDVTSPAVVRELAGQGFDVAEGDSGSSIEIDATGDQARALTKLGITAVPMTGTGTAGTSAARKAAEPGTYDVYRPYLDHTYAGTENGKPRPTLYEEFQGIAAAHPDFVKPEVIGKSLQGKPILALRITKDARRPGNRDGSKPSVLYVGGQHAREWLDNEQVRRLTHLFADNYGHRGPAKSTEGTPLAGVSSADLTKIVDTKEIWVVPVANPDGYDISFTPGNRLWRKNARDTNGNGKIDTGDGVDLNRNFPAHWGFDNEDSSPVPTYETYRGTGPESEPETRAMDGLLGRIGFKFLVNYHVTDAERLLYGVGYQIETAAADDPVYHALAGDDATPAIGSNPPGAPKPYIPGPLSFPFRNGGITDDTANTVYHTTSFTVEMDGGDPARGGGGSRFEFQDSDADIEQAFVKNLPFALDIAHSSADPANPVSHLGRTTPAFVPHTFGVSYGTPQEVAVDAKRELGPVILHWSVNGGRERTAATHEFTGGERYGSGYNLYYHQLRGTITGTKAGDQVRVWFTARAAKADPFTYSVRSTSGNPVLVLSAEDYSGQPGGTLESPPYADRTKPNHLQYYRSALDANKVGYDVYDVDAEHRTAPDALGVLSHYKAVIWYTANDSFIRGAGAPGQTGTSKLADDEILAARDYLNEGGKLLYTGQNAANAQLLGAAYNPHGEPPYCDTTGSGPGTVKDCAVLTDDFLQYWLGAYTHTQAAVTKADASTLPLVANTASGPLPLKLDGGDSADNQVHTYGMVTASSLLPARQFPQFSSEVSVGFAGTSPFEPVTGTHYALAPSVPASFERLRKTVDLTGARTGDLSFKVSYDTEPRSDFVLVEAHHAGQDDWTTLPDLNGHTSTDAGLSCDINWDSLHPFLAHYQTNPSKDTTKPDCTSSGTTGSWNAASGNSRGYQDWKVDLSRYAGSQVELSISYVQDFAVSGLGVFVDDTAVTKDGTVTDRTSFEDGLGGWEAGPPPPGTAVTTAAAWAAQPGIGYHFGAGVQTARTVYWGFGLEGVDGSDTRARLLGDALTHLGVRHR